One segment of Acaryochloris thomasi RCC1774 DNA contains the following:
- a CDS encoding HNH endonuclease, with protein MRPVERGDAPQTFSDYRAAKPFLVNRLGDYCSYCERPIKTNLAVEHVRPKNLYPELREDWGNFLLGCVNCNSTKSDKDVSRDKVLLPDQDNTFLAYVYTREGQVLPNPQLGDVLQKRAEATLALTGLDKFPDEFDTDASGSAALERWQQRSRAWQDAQNCFHALSQNDSEEIRKLIIVAARNTGFFSVWMIVFKSDPIMLQAFIQEFPGTSPKCFDTTGSPINRPGGHL; from the coding sequence ATGAGGCCCGTTGAACGAGGTGATGCCCCTCAAACCTTCAGTGACTATAGAGCAGCTAAACCATTCCTGGTCAACCGTTTGGGAGACTATTGTAGCTATTGTGAACGCCCCATCAAGACAAATCTGGCTGTTGAACACGTTCGCCCCAAAAATCTCTACCCTGAGCTACGAGAAGACTGGGGTAACTTCTTGTTGGGGTGTGTAAACTGCAACTCGACAAAAAGCGATAAGGATGTTTCTCGCGACAAAGTTCTACTGCCCGATCAGGACAACACGTTCTTGGCCTACGTCTATACCCGCGAAGGTCAGGTACTACCTAACCCTCAATTGGGTGACGTGCTTCAAAAAAGGGCTGAAGCAACGCTTGCATTGACGGGTCTGGATAAATTTCCAGATGAGTTTGATACTGATGCTTCGGGTTCCGCTGCATTGGAAAGATGGCAACAGCGATCGCGAGCGTGGCAGGATGCACAGAATTGCTTTCATGCACTCTCTCAAAACGATTCAGAAGAGATACGCAAACTCATCATTGTTGCAGCCCGTAACACGGGTTTCTTTTCGGTATGGATGATCGTTTTCAAGAGTGATCCCATCATGCTTCAAGCCTTTATTCAAGAATTCCCTGGCACGTCACCCAAATGCTTTGACACAACTGGCAGTCCCATCAACCGTCCAGGCGGGCATCTCTAA